The sequence TCTCCAGGGCATCGGCCTGTCGGTTGACCTCGAACTCCATGGCACGCTCGAGCGAGCGGAACGAGTTCAGGTTCTTGACCTCGACCTTGGTGCCGAAGGCATCGGTCCCCATCGGTCTCAGGCTGACATTGCCTTCAATCCGCATCGAGCCGGTCTCCATGTCGCCATCCGAGGCGCCGATGTAGCGGAGGATGTCGCGCAGCGTCTCGCCGTAGGCTCTCGCCTGGGCGGGGCTGCGGACGTCGGGCTCGGTGACGATCTCCATCAGGGGCACGCCGGCCCGATTGAAGTCAAGCAGTGAGTAGCCGCGGCCGCCATGCTGCAAGCGGGCGGTGTCCTCCTCGAGGTGTGCCCGGGTGATGCCGATGCTGACGCTCGTCTCCTCGGCGGGGACGGGCACCTCAAGCCGCCCATGTGCGCACAGCGGCAGGGCGTACTGGCTGATCTGGTAGCCCTTGGGCAGGTCCGGATAGAAGTAGTTCTTGCGCTCGAAGCGGACCGCGGTGGTCTGTATCTCGCAATCGAGGGCAAGCCCGGTCAGCATCACCAGCTCTACGGCTTTCCGGTTGATGACGGGCAGCGTGCCGGGCAGGGCCATGCAGACCGGGCAGGTGCGGGTGTTCGGCTCGTCCTTCGCGCCGGGGGGCGGCGCGGTTGGGCAGGAGCAGAACATCTTGGATTCGGTGCGCAGCTGGGCATGCACCTCGATGCCGATGATCGTCTCGTACTTGGTCGCAACCGCCATGCGCCGATTGTAGGGCGCGGTCTGAGGACGGCGGCAGCCCGCCCGCGGTCTCGTCCGCGTCAGCGTTGATCGTGCATTCGTGCAGCACGACTGCACGAGCGGGTCTGACAGTGACGCAGACACGCGACCGCCGTCGACACCCAGCGGCTATCCTCAGCGGCATGAAGATCGGGGAGTGGGACTCGCTGGGGCGGTCGCGCGCCATCCTGCAGCACCAGCTGGGCGAGCTGGGTGCCACCGAGATCGCGGCGCACGTGACCCTCAACCCGGATAACGGCCGGCTTCGGATCCTGGTCGCGACCGACATCGGCCTCCTCGAGTACTACTACCAGCCCACCGGCGCCGACCCGGAGGGACCCTGGTCGCTCCGCGGCGAGCTGCACCGCTGGGCCAGCGTGAAGGGCCTGCGCCTGCAGACCGATGCCCAGGTCGAGGAGCAGAACGACAGCGTCGAGGCGCGCTGGATCTGGCGGCTCATCGCCGAGGATCCCAGGATCGACCTCACCGCCGAATCGAACGCAACCGGCGAGCACTCGCCATGGGCGCTCATGCCGCTGGCGAGGGCCTGCATGGCGAACGCCCGCTGACGTCGCCCCCCGACGAACGCCGCTACTGGTTGCGGGCGGTCAGGTAGAGCGTCCCGAACGGGATGTGGAGCAGGCCATCGGGGCCGACCGGCGTGGCAGCCAGCAGGTCGGCGGAGAGGGCCTCGAATCGTTCGTCGCTGAGGGCACGACTGGCAATCGAGCGCGAGCCGGTGCGCATCCAGCGCTCGAAGGAATCGGGGCCGGCCAGGCGAATGGTGGTGGCCGGATCGGCCTCGACCGTGACATGCCGCCAGCCGGCGGCGCGCGCCCAGGCCAGGAGCTTGCCGCGGGTTGGCACTTCGACGCGACGGTGCAGCCCATGGCGCCGGTAGATCGGGTCATACAGGCGGTAGTGGAGCGCCGAGTGGGGGCCGGGCACGGAGAGCGAGAGGCGCCCGCCGCCGGTCGTGACGCGCCGCCACTCCCGCAGAGCCGCGACGGGGTCCGCCGCAAAGTGCAGCGCGTGGACCGAGATAACGACGTGGAACGAGCCGGCGGGGAAGGGCAGCTCCGCGAAATCGGCCTCGACGAATCGCGCGCCTGGAACCTCGCGTCGCGCAATGGCCAGCATCCCGGGGGCGGCGTCCACGCCGACGACCTGGCGCCCCGATGTCAGCGCCGCCGAAGCGCCCACCCCCGTGCCGGTGCCGGCATCCAGGATCCGGTCCCCGTCGCGCAGCCGCGCGCGCTGCACGACCGAGACGGCCATGGTGCGCAGGGACGGAGCCATGCTGTGGGCGTAGTTCTCGGCGGTCTCCGAGAATCCCTCGACCACCCGCCGCCACGCGGTCACGGGTGGCGCTTGACGAACCGCTCGATCCGGTCGAGCGCCTCGACCAGCTCCTCGTAGGCGGTGGCGTAGCAGACTCGGACGTGATCGGCACCGGATGGGCCAAAGGCGGTGCCGGGCACGACCGCCACGCGCTCCTCGCGCAGCAGCTCCTGGGCGAACGTCTCGTCGTCCATCCCGGTGCGCGCGATGTTCGGGAAGCAGTAGAAGGCGCCACGCGGCTCGAAGCAGAGCAGCCCCATCTGGTTCAGCCGGCGGGTCATCAGCTGCCGGCGTCGGTCGTATTCGGCCTGCATCTCGAGCACGAATGGCTCACCGATGCGGAGCGCTTCCAGGGCCGCGAACTGGGCGACGGTGGGTGCGCACATGATCCCGTACTGGTGGACCTTGGCGATCCCGACCATCAGGTCCGCGGGTGCAGCCACCCAGCCGATGCGCCAGCCGGTCATGGCATAGCTCTTGCTGAAGCCACCGATGAGCACGGTGCGCTCCCGCATGCCGGGGAGCGCCGAGAACGGCACGTGCTCGTGGCCGCCGTACACCAGCCGCTCGTAGATCTCGTCGCTGATCACCAGCAGGTCGTGCCGCTCGACCACGGCCGCGATCTTCTCCAGCTCGGCGCGGTCGAGGACCGCCCCGGTCGGGTTGTTGGGGTAGCCCAGGAAGAGCGCCTTGGTGCGAGGCGTGATGGCCGCCTCCAGCTGCGCGGCGGTGATCTGGAAATCGGTCTCGTCGCCGGTGGCGATGGCGACCGGGATGCCGCCGGCGAGCGTGATGCACGGCGCGTAGGCCACGAACGACGGCTCGTGATAGATCACCTCGTCGCCGGGGTCGCAGACGGCGCGCAGCGCGGCGTCGACCGCCTCGGATGCGCCGACCGTGATGATCAGCTCGGTACGAGGCTCGTACTGGATCGCGTAGCGCGCCTCCAGGTCCGCCACGATCGCCTCGCGCAGCTCGATCATCCCGCCGTTGGCGGTGTAGTGGGTCTCGCCCGCCTCGAGGCTGGCGATGGCGGCCCGCGTGATCGGCTCAGGCGTGACGAAGTCGGGCTCGCCGATGGTCAGGCTGATCACGTCCTTCATCTCGGCCAGCATGTCGAAGAAGCGGCGGATCCCCGAGGGTTGGAGGGAGCGGACCTTGTCCGACAGGAAGTCGGACGTCGGGCGTGCGACGCGTGGCGCGGCGGGTTCGGTGGTCATCGCGTCCGGAGTGTAATCCTCGCGCTAGGCTTGCGACGTGCAACCGGTCGAGCAGGTCCTGGCGCTTCTGCTGGCGGTCGCGCTGCTCACCGTTGCCGCGCGGCGCATCGGTATCCCCTATCCGATCCTGATGACCCTCGGTGGGCTGGCACTGGGCCTGGTGCCGGGGCTGCCGCACGTCGAGCTGGCGCCCGAGCTCGTCTTCCTGCTCTTCCTGCCGCCGCTCCTGTTCTCCGCGGCCTTCTTCACTTCGCCGCGCGAGCTGGCCGAACACGCGCGGCCGATCGGGCTCCTTGCGGTTGGGCTCGTGCTGGCCACGACCGGGATCGTCGCCGTGATCGTGCACACCCTGGCGCCGGGAATCCCGTGGGCGGTCGCCTTCCTGCTCGGCGCCGTCGTCTCCCCGCCCGATGCGGTCGCCGCCACGTCGATCGCGCAGCGCCTGGGGCTGCCACGTCGCGTGGTGATCATCCTGGAGGGCGAGTCGCTCGTGAACGACGCCACCGCCCTGGTCGCCTACCGGCTCGCGCTGGCGGCGGCGGTGAGTGGCACCTTCTCGCTCGGGGATGCGGCGGTCTCCTTCGTGATGGTGAGCGTCGGGGGCGTGGTCATCGGCCTGCTCGCAGGATGGGCGATCACCTATGTGCTGGGGCTCTTCGAGGATCCGCCGGTGGAGGTCCTGCTCTCGCTGCTCGCGCCGTTCGGAGCGTGGCTGGCGGCGGAGGCGCTG is a genomic window of Chloroflexota bacterium containing:
- a CDS encoding aminotransferase class I/II-fold pyridoxal phosphate-dependent enzyme → MTTEPAAPRVARPTSDFLSDKVRSLQPSGIRRFFDMLAEMKDVISLTIGEPDFVTPEPITRAAIASLEAGETHYTANGGMIELREAIVADLEARYAIQYEPRTELIITVGASEAVDAALRAVCDPGDEVIYHEPSFVAYAPCITLAGGIPVAIATGDETDFQITAAQLEAAITPRTKALFLGYPNNPTGAVLDRAELEKIAAVVERHDLLVISDEIYERLVYGGHEHVPFSALPGMRERTVLIGGFSKSYAMTGWRIGWVAAPADLMVGIAKVHQYGIMCAPTVAQFAALEALRIGEPFVLEMQAEYDRRRQLMTRRLNQMGLLCFEPRGAFYCFPNIARTGMDDETFAQELLREERVAVVPGTAFGPSGADHVRVCYATAYEELVEALDRIERFVKRHP
- a CDS encoding methyltransferase domain-containing protein; translated protein: MTAWRRVVEGFSETAENYAHSMAPSLRTMAVSVVQRARLRDGDRILDAGTGTGVGASAALTSGRQVVGVDAAPGMLAIARREVPGARFVEADFAELPFPAGSFHVVISVHALHFAADPVAALREWRRVTTGGGRLSLSVPGPHSALHYRLYDPIYRRHGLHRRVEVPTRGKLLAWARAAGWRHVTVEADPATTIRLAGPDSFERWMRTGSRSIASRALSDERFEALSADLLAATPVGPDGLLHIPFGTLYLTARNQ